A genomic stretch from Arachis stenosperma cultivar V10309 chromosome 3, arast.V10309.gnm1.PFL2, whole genome shotgun sequence includes:
- the LOC130965347 gene encoding uncharacterized protein LOC130965347, with translation MAIATLKFASRSNLYILRPTPFQCIRKVVPKSLALVDAEACSTPSPVPRPGDTKIPAWKKLSSKELGLRCSMIAGPTKKVLDVLKEKEYDVYLVGGCVRDLILKQIPKDFDIITSADLKEVLRTFRRCEIVGKKFPICHVHMYGTIVEVSSFNTATRKSNHFHHDIEAPSGCDKEDYLRWRNCLKRDFTINGLMFDPYAGIVYDYMGGMEDIEKAKVRTVVPAASSFQEDCARILRAIRIAARLGFSISSETAHSVKNLSSSVLRLDKGRLLMEMNYMLAYGSGEASLRLLWKFGLLDILLPFQAAYFVRHGFRRRDKRTNMLLSLFYNLDKLLAPNRPCHSSLWVGILAFHKTLSDQPREASVVAAFSLAVHNGGNLLEAVDIARRINKQHNARFPELLDPSGLDAEDLEEEILDLADSVKGTLSQMTTRYLVSQAMADYPQAPHSDLVFIPLGMYLKALSIFYCVKVNSGKKFLSKQGRKIDYGSLVQGELEEIRHVFARIVFDTIYPLRLDKENS, from the exons ATGGCCATTGCTACCTTGAAATTCGCCTCCAGATCCAACCTTTACATTCTTCGCCCCACTCCCTTCCAGTGCATCCGTAAGGTTGTCCCAAAATCCCTAGCTCTCGTTGACGCAGAGGCATGTAGCACCCCATCCCCAGTTCCTCGACCAG GGGATACGAAGATCCCAGCATGGAAGAAATTGAGTTCCAAGGAGCTTGGACTTCGGTGTTCGATGATAGCAGGCCCTACCAAGAAGGTTTTGGACGTGCTTAAGGAGAAGG AGTATGATGTATATCTTGTTGGAGGTTGTGTCCGGGATCTTATACTAAAGCAAATACCTAAGGACTTTGATATTATTACTTCAGCTGATCTTAAAGAG GTGTTGAGAACATTTCGAAGGTGTGAGATAGTTGGTAAAAAGTTTCCCATATGTCATGTTCATATGTATGGTACCATTGTCGAG gtttcGAGTTTCAATACTGCTACAAGGAAGTCAAATCACTTTCATCATGACATCGAGGCACCTAGTGGCTGTGATAAGGAGGACTATCTTCGTTGGAGGAATTGTTTGAAACGCGACTTTACAATTAATGG GTTGATGTTTGATCCGTATGCAGGAATTGTATATGATTACATGGGAGGAATGGAAGATATTGAAAAGGCTAAA GTGCGAACTGTTGTTCCTGCAGCTTCTTCATTTCAGGAGGATTGTG CTCGTATTTTACGTGCAATTAGAATTGCGGCTCGCTTAGGATTCAGTATTTCAAGTGAAACAGCTCATTCTGTTAAAAATCTTTCTTCATCAGTATTACGGCTTGATAAG GGTAGGCTCCTGATGGAAATGAATTATATGCTTGCTTATGGATCCGGTGAAGCTTCTTTGAGGTTATTATGGAAGTTTGGCCTTTTAGATATACTACTCCCCTTTCAG GCTGCTTACTTTGTTCGTCATGGATTTCGGAGACGGGACAAAAGAACTAATATGCTTTTG TCATTATTCTATAATTTGGATAAGCTATTGGCACCCAACCGTCCATGTCACAGTAGCTTATG GGTTGGCATCCTAGCATTTCATAAAACATTGAGTGATCAACCAAGGGAAGCCTCGGTGGTTGCTGCATTTAGCCTTGCAGTTCATAATGGTGGAAATTTATTGGAAGCAGTAGACATAGCTAGGAGGatcaacaaacaacacaatgcCAGGTTTCCTGAGTTATTAGATCCTTCAGGTCTAGATGCAGAGGATTTGGAAGAAGAGATTCTGGATCTTGCTGACTCTGTTAAAGGGACACTCTCACAGATGACAACTAGGTATTTGGTATCTCAGGCTATGGCCGACTATCCTCAAGCCCCTCATTCAGATTTG GTGTTCATCCCATTAGGAATGTACCTAAAGGCTCTCAGCATTTTTTACTGCGTCAAAGTAAATTCTGGTAAGAAATTTTTGTCAAAGCAAGGCAGGAAAATTGATTATGGATCTTTAGTTCAAGGTGAGCTGGAAGAAATACGGCATGTGTTTGCAAGGATTGTATTTGATACCATATATCCGCTGCGCCTAGATAAAGAGAATTCGTAA